In Pseudomonas abieticivorans, the genomic window CACTCCGGTACCAGGCCGAAAGCGGTTTCGACGTAGCGCTCCAGGCCTTCGGCATCACGGGCCGCCGAGTCGTTCTTGAACAGGATGCCGCTGGGCTTGATCACCTGGATCAAGGCCGCCATCACGTCTTCCTTGTGCTGTTCCATGGTGGCCGAGGCCAGTTGCACGACAAGGATGTCGCCGAAACGGTCGACCACCAGGCCTGGCAACAGGTCCGAATCGCCAAATACCAAGCGGTAGTACGGCTTGTCGAACAGGCGCTCGCGCAGGGACAGCGCCACGTTGATGCGGTGCACCAGCAGGGACTTGTCCAGCGGCACCTTAACGTCGCGCGACAGCAGGCGGGCGCAGATCAGGTTGTTGGGGCTCATGGCGACGATGCCCAGCGGCTTGCCACCGGCGGCTTCAAGCACGGCCTGGTCGCCGGCCTTGAAACCATGCAGAGGCGTGGCGGCTACGTCGATCTCGTTGCTGTAGACCCACAGGTGACCGGCGCGCAAGCGGCGGTCGGCATTGGCTTTGAGGCGAAGGCTGGGCAGTGACATGAAGTCGCTCCGGAAAAAAGAGCGAGATTATAGCGCGAACCGTGCGCTCGCTGGTTTGCTGAGTAAGCGGGGGACGATGGGCGGGGATCTTTTCACGGATAAATCCGCTCTTACAAAGAAGATGTTACAGAATTTCATGTGAGATCATTCCCCGGCAGTTGTGAGAATTGCTGTCCGAAGGGTTAAAATCGCCGCCTGATCCCAGAGTGTGCACGAATGTCCCAAGAGCTTTCAGAAGAACAGATCCAGCAGGCCCTGCAAGGCATCAGCGTACCGCCTCAACCGCAAATCATGGTGGATTTGCAGATGGAGCAGTACATGCCCGACCCGGACCTGGGTGCGATCGCCCGGCTGATAGCGCAAGACCCCGGCTTGTCGGGCGCGTTGCTCAAAATTGTCAATTCGCCGTATTACGGGCTGACCAACAAGATTGCCTCGATCCAGCGCGCGGTCAATCTGCTGGGCAGCCGTTCGATCATCAACCTGATCAATGCGCAGTCGATCAAGGGTGAGATGAGCGATGAAACCATCGTTACCCTCAACCGTTTCTGGGACACCGCCCAGGACGTGGCGATGACCTGCCTGACCCTGGCCAAGCGCATCGGCTCCCAGGCGGTGGACGAGGCCTATGCCCTGGGCCTGTTCCACGATTGTGGGATACCGCTGATGCTCAAGCGGTTCCCCAACTACATGTCGGTACTGGAGGAGGCCTATGCCAATGCCGGGCCCGACCGACGCGTGGTCGACACCGAAAATCGTGCGTTCAACACCAACCACGCGGTGGTGGGGTATTACACCGCCAAGTCCTGGCGCCTGCCGGAGCACTTGAGCAATGCCATTGCCAACCACCACAATGCCCTGGCGATCTTCAGCGATGATTCCACGCGAAACGCGCAGTTGAAGAACCTGCTGGCAATCCTCAAGATGGCCGAACATATTTGCTCGTCTTACCGAGTGCTGGGCAACCAGGCCGAAGACCACGAGTGGAACAGCATCAGCCACCTGGTGCTCGATTACGTGGGGCTGTCGGACTACGATTTCGAGAACTTGAAAGAGTCCATTCGTGAATTGCGCGCACACTAAGCCAGTCGTTTCCCTGATCAGAGTCGTCCATGCCTGAGTTGCCAGAAGTCGAAACCACGCGTCGCGGTATTGCCCCTCACCTGGAGGGCCAGCGCGTCAGCCGGGTGATCGTGCGCGACCGGCGATTGCGCTGGCCGATCCCGGAAGACCTGGACGTGCGCCTGTCCGGCCAGCGGATCGTGGGCGTGGAGCGACGGGCCAAGTATCTGCTGATCAATGCCGAGGTGGGCACGTTGATCAGCCACTTGGGCATGTCGGGCAATTTGCGCCTGGTCGAGGTGGGCATGCCCGCGCTCAAGCATGAGCACGTGGATATCGAGCTAGAATCCGGCCTGGCCCTGCGCTACACCGACCCCCGGCGCTTTGGCGCGATGCTGTGGAGCCTGGACCCGCTCAACCACGAACTGTTGATCCGCCTGGGGCCGGAACCGTTGACCGAGCTGTTTGATGGCGAGCGTCTGTTTCAGTTGTCGCGTGGGCGCAGCATGGCGGTCAAGCCGTTCATCATGGATAACGCCGTGGTGGTGGGCGTGGGCAACATCTATGCGACCGAAGCGCTGTTCGCTGCCGGCATCGACCCACGCCGCGAGGCCGGGGGTATTTCCCGGGCGCGCTACCTGAAGCTGGCGGTGGAGATCAAACGCATCCTCACCTATGCGATCGAGCGTGGCGGCACCACCCTGCGCGACTTCATTGGTGGCGATGGCCAGCCTGGCTATTTTCAGCAGGAGTTGTTCGTGTACGGGCGTGGCGGCGAGCTGTGCAAGCTGTGTGGCAGCACCTTGCGCGAAGTACGCCTGGACCAGCGCGCCAGCGTGTATTGCCCGCGATGCCAGAAGTAACATGTGCCGCGCTGACAACCCCCGGCACGCTGTTATAGTGATGGGATAACGCAAGCGTTCTGCTAAAGGGACTGTGCCATGAACTGTTTTCGCATTCTGTCGATCCTCGTCACCCTGAGCCTTGGCCTGCAGGCCCTGCCGGCAGCGGCGCAGGCGACCACCAGCAACTCCAGCGGCGACCCGACCTACGATATCCAGTCGCCGCCTGCTTTCGCGATGATCGGCGACCTGCTGGTTGCCCGCCCCCTGTTGATCGCCGCAACGGCCATCGGCGCGGTGGTGTTCGTGGTTACGCTGCCTTTCTCGGCGGCTGGCGGCGGCATTGGCGCGGCGGGCAAGGCACTGGTGGTTGACCCGGGCAAATCGGCGTTCGTTCGCTGTCTGGGGTGTACGGGTGATGGGTATAACAAGCGCGAGTGATTACTGTGCCGTCCTGAACACCTCAGAAACCCCCAACCCCCGGGGGTCGCTCGCCGCTTCCACTTTCGCCGTGTCCTTGTGCCAGAACAGTAC contains:
- a CDS encoding multidrug transporter; translated protein: MNCFRILSILVTLSLGLQALPAAAQATTSNSSGDPTYDIQSPPAFAMIGDLLVARPLLIAATAIGAVVFVVTLPFSAAGGGIGAAGKALVVDPGKSAFVRCLGCTGDGYNKRE
- a CDS encoding HDOD domain-containing protein — its product is MSQELSEEQIQQALQGISVPPQPQIMVDLQMEQYMPDPDLGAIARLIAQDPGLSGALLKIVNSPYYGLTNKIASIQRAVNLLGSRSIINLINAQSIKGEMSDETIVTLNRFWDTAQDVAMTCLTLAKRIGSQAVDEAYALGLFHDCGIPLMLKRFPNYMSVLEEAYANAGPDRRVVDTENRAFNTNHAVVGYYTAKSWRLPEHLSNAIANHHNALAIFSDDSTRNAQLKNLLAILKMAEHICSSYRVLGNQAEDHEWNSISHLVLDYVGLSDYDFENLKESIRELRAH
- the mutM gene encoding bifunctional DNA-formamidopyrimidine glycosylase/DNA-(apurinic or apyrimidinic site) lyase, with protein sequence MPELPEVETTRRGIAPHLEGQRVSRVIVRDRRLRWPIPEDLDVRLSGQRIVGVERRAKYLLINAEVGTLISHLGMSGNLRLVEVGMPALKHEHVDIELESGLALRYTDPRRFGAMLWSLDPLNHELLIRLGPEPLTELFDGERLFQLSRGRSMAVKPFIMDNAVVVGVGNIYATEALFAAGIDPRREAGGISRARYLKLAVEIKRILTYAIERGGTTLRDFIGGDGQPGYFQQELFVYGRGGELCKLCGSTLREVRLDQRASVYCPRCQK